Genomic DNA from Carnobacterium divergens DSM 20623:
CGCTGTAGCCATCTTTGATAAATAACGTTCTTCTAGCCAAATCACCCCGAAAGAAGTTTGAAATAAAGGGTCTTCTAGTAAGTGTGTTTCCACTTGATAATGCGGATACATATTTAAAACCGTTTCAGGAACAATACTTGTGCAAAAACCTTGTTCAATTAAGCTAAATAATAAACGAATATCACTACAGGTTGAAATAGAGCCAGGATTCAATTGATACTTAGCCAAATATTCAATAATTGAATGATAAACGCCTAAACCTTCTGTACTTGGCAACATTAATTTACTACCGGCAATTCCATGAAAGTCATCAGGTGCAGGACCTTTTTTCGCACTCCCATCACAGACAAAATAAAAGGGCTCCGATTTCAAAAATTTCATAGAAAAACCCTTTAAATCCAATGGATAACGAACAATTGCTAATTCAATCTTGCGCTTGCGAACAAGCTCGCAAAGTTGCTGAGATTCTCCTTGATGAATGGCAAAGGTAACGTTTGGAAAATCTTTTTGAAAATCCATCAAAGCCTGTGGGAGTAAATTGTCAGAAAGGGTATTAACACCAATTTTTAATTGTCCCTTTAACCCATCACCAGTCTCCCTCACCAATTGCTCAGATTCTGCTAATTGCTCCACTAATTTTAATGCTTCATAGTAAAGAGCTGTTCCAGCTGCAGTTAAACGAGTTTGCCTAGGAGTTCGTTCAATTAATGGCGTACCTAACTCTTCTTCCATTTGTTTAAGCTGTTGACTTAAAGGTGGTTGTGCCATATGTAAACGTTCGGCAGCGGCAGTAATTGTTTTTTCCTCGGCTACAGCAATAAAATAGTTCAATTGTCTAAAGTCCATTTATTTCACTCACCTATCTATACTTTTTTCGTATCGTAATTCAATTATTTTCGTAGTGTTTACAAATAGCATACCATGATAAGCTTTCGTTAACGAAATAAAAGATTTTTACTTTAAACGAGCAGAGGTGAATAAAGATGAAAAAAGAGAATTATCGGCAAATAGGGATCGCCTGTTTCATTGTTATTATTTTGTTAACGATTACAACTAAATTAAAAGAAGATAAAAAAACTGAAAGGGTACAATCTGAAAGTACGCTGAATTCCAGCCATTCATCTAATAAAAAAGAATTAAAATCAACTGACTCTGTAGTAGAGTTAAAAAAAGAACCACGAGCCACTCCTGAATTAAACCAAGAGCTTCTAACTAGAGCACGTATTGGAACGACAGAAAGCATTCAAAAGCTGATTGAGGATGGAGCAGACTTAACGACAATTAACGAAAAAGGAGCCTCCGCTTTACTGATAGCTACCCAAGAAAATAATATCGCAACAGCAACAGCTTTATTAGAAGCAGGTGCAGATGTGAATCAACAAGATCAGCTGCAAGACAGTCCTTTTTTATATGCAGGAGCTGAAGGAAGATTTGAAATACTTACATTAATGTTAGATAAAAAACCTAATTATAACTTGTTAAATCGTTACGGTGGAACCGCATTAATTCCAGCAGCTGAAAAAGGGCATGTGGACAATGTCCGGCTATTACTTGAAAAAACACCAATTGATGTCAATCATATCAATCAATCAGGTTGGACAGCGCTATTAGAGGCAATTGTACTAAGTGACGGAGGTGAAACGCAACAAGAAATTATTCAATTGCTACTAGAACATGGAGCTGATCCAAATAAAAAAGATAGTAGGGGGATTTCACCATTGACTTATGCAAAGCAAAAAGGCTATGGAAGGATTGCAACGATGTTAGTTGAATATGGGGGACAAGAGTAACTAAAAGAAGCGGGGGAATGAAAATGAACAAGGTTAAGGTGATTGTGGCGTTAGTGGCTAGTTTAGTTATTAGTATTTTAGGTGTCCAACAAGTATATGCGGCTGAATTAGGGGCAGCCAAAGCAGCAACGGGATTTTACGCTATTTTAACGATTATTCCATTAATTTTAGTATTAGTATTGCTTTTCTTAAAGGTTGATATGATTGTTGCTGGTTTAAGCGGTGGCGTTTTAGCCATGTTGATTGGAGGTATCGGATTAGCTGAAGCGAACAAGCAGTTTTTAGAAACCATTCCAATGATGTTAAGCATTACCGTACCAATTGTCAATTCAGCGATTGCGATGGCTGTTTTTAAGGCAGGAAGCTATACCGCAGCCTTAACATTAGTCAAACGAGGAACAAAAGGAAAGGTTGAATATGTTTCTGGTTTTATTGTTATTTTATTAGCAGCCGCAACTTATATGTCTGGAATCGGTGGAGGAAGCGCGATGGTCATTGCGCCACTAGCTTTTGCAGCAGTCGGGGCTGTACCAGAATTAATCGCGGCCATGTCGATTGCCGCGGCTGTTTCTTTTACAACATCCCCTGCTTCTTTAGAATCAAGCATCGTTTCTAAATTAGGGAATATTAAAGTTGGTGAATATGTAGCCATTATGCGACCTTATTGGCTTATCTTTGTTTTAGCTGCTGTACTATTAGCTTTTTGGGGGACAAAACGCAGAAAATTGGGCTTTAAAGAAGAAGAAGCTTCGATTTATGAAACGATGAGTAATGGACGATTATTTAAAATTACACTGCCAGCTATTTTTCTTTTATTCGCAGTTATTTTTGGCCCATTAGTCAATCAAGTTTTAGGGGTTCAAATTTTTACGCCGCTTGTTTATATGGTAGTTACGTTGGCATTAATTTATTTTTGTACAGCCTTTAATTTAAATGAGTCTGTAACCGCGATGGTAGACGGTTCAACCTATATTTTAACACGTTTATTTCAAGTCGGAATTTTCTTAGCGTTTATTAATATAATTGCTAAAACGGGAACCTTTGCAACGATTGCTGGAGTTGCAAACGCGGCTCCTGCAATGATTGTGATACCGGTTGCTGTTTTAACGGGGATTTTGATTGGTGTGCCAGCAGGAGCCTACGTGGGATCCGTCTTAACCTTAGTTTTACCAGTAGCAGTGTCATTAGGTTTTTCACCGCTAGCACTAGGATTTGTCACAATTGGTGTTGGATTTGGGAGTCAAATGAGCTTTGTGAATATTACGATGCAAGCCTTATCTTCCGGTTTTCAAATTCCGATTATTGACGTTGTGAAAGGAAATATTAAATGGCTAAGCATAGCGTCTGTTGTTTTGCTAATTTTATCATTAGTAGTAGCTTAAATAAAAAAGAGGAGTGGTAGAAATGTTTGATTTAGTCATTAAAAATGCACGTATCAATGATGGTGAAACACTGAAAACAATTGGAATCAAGGAAGGCCGAATCAGCCAAATTACTGAAAATAGTATCGAAGAAGTTAAAAAAACAATTGATGCTAAAGGAAATGTTGTGATTCCAGGTTTTGTAGAGGGACATATTCATTTAGATAAGGCGTTAATTGCAGAACGTAAGCCAAATCAATCAGGAACATTACAAGAAGCAATTAAAGTGACTGCTGAATTAAAGCCAACGTTTACCAAAGAAGACATTGAAGAACGAGCAAAAAAAGCATTAGAGATGTTGATTGTTAATGGTGTTACAACAGTTAGAACACATGCCGAATTTGATCCAGCGCAAGGGTTTACCGGTTTTGAAACCATTATGAAATTAAAAGACGAATACCGAGAATTGATTGATATCCAAGTCGTTGCATTCCCCCAAGAAGGAATTTTTAAGGCACCTGGAACAGAGGAAATGATGCATCAGGCAATGATAATGGGAGCCGATGTAGTCGGAGGTATTCCCTACAATGACTTACCAGCTGAAAAGCACATCGATTTGATTTTTGAAATTGCTGAGAAATACAATAAACCAATCGATTTGCATCAAGATTTCAGTGATGAAGCAGACGCCTTGTCAATTGAGTATCTGTGTGCCAAAACGATTGAAAAAGGGTATCAAGGGCGAGTAACGGTTGGACATTTAACAGCCTTACATGCTTTACCAAAGCTAGAGTTGGATAACATTATTTCAAAAATGGCACAAGCAGAAATAAGCGTAATGGCATTGCCTGCAACGGATTTACATCTAGGAGCTAGGAAAGATGTGTTCAACGTGAGACGAGCGGTCACCCCCATTCGCAAATTAAGAGATGGCGGCGTAAATATGTGCTTGGCAACGAATAATATCCGCAACGCTTTTACACCTTACGGCAACGGCGATATTTTACAAATTGCCATGCTAGCCATTCCTGTTGGGCATTTGGGAGGGGCAGCGGATTTACCAACAGTGTTGCCAATGATTACTGAGAATCCAGCTAAAGCATTAGGTTTAACGGATTACGGCATAGAAGTTGGAAAAAAAGCCGACTTAGTTATATTAGACACAATTTCTAAAGCGAATGCTATCATTGATTTACCGACGCGTTTAGTAGTGATTAAAAACGGTCGATTAACGGTTGAAAACACTAAAGAAACGATTATTCACGCCTAACCAAAAGGAGGAATCACATGTATGAAACGCTATTAATTAAAAATTGCCGATTGGAAACTGGCTTTAAAAAAAGTGGGAATACCGTTAGTCAAACTGAGACAGCCTTGGTTGATCTTTTAATTGAAAAAGGAAAAATTAGCCAGATTATTCAAGAGGGAAAAGGACAGCTAGCAGCTACTACGGTTTATGACGCCAAAGGACAACTCGTATTGCCTGGTTTTGTGGAAAGTCATAGCCATTTAGATAAATCAAGATTAGGAACGCCGTGGAAAGCGGTAAAGCGCGTACCTTCGATTATTGAACGTTTTGAAGATGAAATGATTGAGTTAAAGCAATTAGACAAAGGGGTTCAAGAACGAGCAAAAATCTTACTAGATACGTATCGTCAAAATGGGGTAACAGCTATCAGAACTCATGTAGATGTGCATCCAACAGTGGAGCTAGAACATTTAGTGGAAGTGATGGATGCGTTGACGAATCAGCAAAAAATGGATTTTGAAGTAGTGGCCTTTCCTCAACACGGCTTGTTACGTAGCAATAGCGTAGATTTAATGAAACAAGCCTTAAAAAAAGGGGCAACAATAGTAGGCGGTGTAGACCCAACAGCTGTCGATCAGCAAATGGAAAAATCATTAGCTATGACATTTGAACTAGCAATGGAAAACAACGCAAGAATTGATTTGCATTTACATGAACGAGGAGAAATGGGAATTAAAACATTTAACGAGCTGATTCGCTTAACAAATCACTATCATTGGCAAGGAAAAGTAGCGGTCAGTCATGGATTTGGATTAAGAGACGTGACGGGTTCTAGAAAGGAAGAATTATTTCAATCCTTAAATGAAGCTAAAATCGAGATTATTACAAGTGTGCCGATTGATCCAGTGATTCCACCAATGCTTAAATTAGCCAGTAAAGGGGTTACGACTAAAATTGGGTGTGACAATATTTTTGATAATTGGTCCCCCTACGGAAATGGTGATATTTTAGAGCGAGCAAGTCGTTTTGGCGAACTATTTAATCAAGTGACAGAATTTGAACTAAGTAGAACACTAGGTTTGATTACCAATGGCGTTACGCCGCTTAACGATGAAGGCGAACAAGTATGGCCAAAAATTGGAGATAAGGCTACCTTTGTTTTTACAAATGCCAGTTGCTCAGCAGAAGCAGTAGCTAGAAGA
This window encodes:
- a CDS encoding LysR family transcriptional regulator; translated protein: MDFRQLNYFIAVAEEKTITAAAERLHMAQPPLSQQLKQMEEELGTPLIERTPRQTRLTAAGTALYYEALKLVEQLAESEQLVRETGDGLKGQLKIGVNTLSDNLLPQALMDFQKDFPNVTFAIHQGESQQLCELVRKRKIELAIVRYPLDLKGFSMKFLKSEPFYFVCDGSAKKGPAPDDFHGIAGSKLMLPSTEGLGVYHSIIEYLAKYQLNPGSISTCSDIRLLFSLIEQGFCTSIVPETVLNMYPHYQVETHLLEDPLFQTSFGVIWLEERYLSKMATAFLEYLADF
- a CDS encoding amidohydrolase, which produces MYETLLIKNCRLETGFKKSGNTVSQTETALVDLLIEKGKISQIIQEGKGQLAATTVYDAKGQLVLPGFVESHSHLDKSRLGTPWKAVKRVPSIIERFEDEMIELKQLDKGVQERAKILLDTYRQNGVTAIRTHVDVHPTVELEHLVEVMDALTNQQKMDFEVVAFPQHGLLRSNSVDLMKQALKKGATIVGGVDPTAVDQQMEKSLAMTFELAMENNARIDLHLHERGEMGIKTFNELIRLTNHYHWQGKVAVSHGFGLRDVTGSRKEELFQSLNEAKIEIITSVPIDPVIPPMLKLASKGVTTKIGCDNIFDNWSPYGNGDILERASRFGELFNQVTEFELSRTLGLITNGVTPLNDEGEQVWPKIGDKATFVFTNASCSAEAVARRTSPTVTMYQGRITSGVF
- a CDS encoding ankyrin repeat domain-containing protein translates to MKKENYRQIGIACFIVIILLTITTKLKEDKKTERVQSESTLNSSHSSNKKELKSTDSVVELKKEPRATPELNQELLTRARIGTTESIQKLIEDGADLTTINEKGASALLIATQENNIATATALLEAGADVNQQDQLQDSPFLYAGAEGRFEILTLMLDKKPNYNLLNRYGGTALIPAAEKGHVDNVRLLLEKTPIDVNHINQSGWTALLEAIVLSDGGETQQEIIQLLLEHGADPNKKDSRGISPLTYAKQKGYGRIATMLVEYGGQE
- a CDS encoding amidohydrolase family protein gives rise to the protein MFDLVIKNARINDGETLKTIGIKEGRISQITENSIEEVKKTIDAKGNVVIPGFVEGHIHLDKALIAERKPNQSGTLQEAIKVTAELKPTFTKEDIEERAKKALEMLIVNGVTTVRTHAEFDPAQGFTGFETIMKLKDEYRELIDIQVVAFPQEGIFKAPGTEEMMHQAMIMGADVVGGIPYNDLPAEKHIDLIFEIAEKYNKPIDLHQDFSDEADALSIEYLCAKTIEKGYQGRVTVGHLTALHALPKLELDNIISKMAQAEISVMALPATDLHLGARKDVFNVRRAVTPIRKLRDGGVNMCLATNNIRNAFTPYGNGDILQIAMLAIPVGHLGGAADLPTVLPMITENPAKALGLTDYGIEVGKKADLVILDTISKANAIIDLPTRLVVIKNGRLTVENTKETIIHA